The Trichoderma breve strain T069 chromosome 2, whole genome shotgun sequence DNA segment TTGACGCATATCCACGAGGCGAATCTGACGTGATTTGGTGTGACTTGCAGCGTGTGTCTCGGTCAAAGAAGCCGGTCAGGGATGCCTCACCACCGCCGAAACGCTGTCTCGCCTTGTCGACGTCGGGGCTGATTGGAGAGCTTTCGTCAAGGCGTCAGGCTAGTATCGCATTAGCCTGTCTCTCATTTCACAGCCGCCAATCTGAACATTCAATCAAATATGACGAAGCAGGGAAGGGGAAAAGCTGGCGGtcaagaaaaaggcaaagacggTTCGCGTCCTGCCGTCCACGGGATGCGATGTAGCCACGGCGCTTAGGAGATTTCTGCGAAGACACGAATCCTGTCCAAAGAGATGATAAACATGGGTGGAAGCGGCCCAATTTTTGGACCCAGAGTCCGTGCGGCAGCAGTCAGAAGGAACCCtaaagaagaggaagaagaacggagaggagagagagattgagagAGGAAAAACCAGCAATGGGAATACGACAAACTTCGAGAAAGGGAATTGGCTGTGGTCGTTACGGTTACTGGCAAAAAAGAGCGGTAGCGGGATCTGGTTTAGGATGGACGGGCCTTTTGGTGAATGTCCACCTCATCCGTCAAGCTATCCAGCCTCCCATCGTGTCTAGCCCTCCCAACGGGGTCATCTCCCCCCTCCACTCGATTTTGATCGCCGACAGCCCAGTCACCTCTGCCAACGACTGGACATGAGCAAacgacaaggacgaggacggTTTTATCTAGCATACGTAGGGAAACCGCATTCACCGAGCATCCGTCTTATATACGCTCAAGCAGAATTCAAGGACGGCCCCGTCCGAGGCGGCTCAAGTCAACCAGCGGCCAACAACTATCCTCGGATCTGGAACATCCCACGCATGCTGTCActgcctctctctctatacTCCTGTACATgtcattctcctcttcccacGCAAGTCAGCAGTTGGGCTCCCCGCAATTATGTCATGCATCGTGGATGGCCTCGTCTGTCCCTGGCCTCTGGCCAGTCCGAGGGCTTTCCCGGGACcctcatctctttttttttctgtgcGTAATTTGCATTCTTCCTGTGTCCCATCTCTGTGTTCAGTGCCCAAGACATTTTCAAAGCCCCCCGGTCTCCACCGCGACCTGCCATTCGACTGTTGCCCGTCCCACCACCCGGACCGCTTGGTCTTTTGCTCGGCCTAGGGTTTTGACTCCCTCTTCCATATCGGTGTATGCTCGTATGAGTGAGCGCTCCGTACCACGCCGCGTGTGAATGGCGTTTGGCAATCATGCCCCCAAGAAAACACACGACACGCCGGCATTGAGCCCCAGCAAGGCCGCCCACCCCCTTGATGCCTAACCTGAGTTGCTGTCTTGGTCGTTTGGCCTTCCGGAGCTAGCCCCGTCCCGAGTAGTACGTCTCCGGCAGGGCTTTTGAAGTTGGATCTTCACAATGTTGCCGATTAACTACAAAACTGTCCCATGCTGCTGCCCTCTGTGTCTTCCCCCCCTCTCAAACCCCCGAAGCCATCCCTTGCCGCTTCTCTATGCTTCACTCGGCGGCCAATTGATGACCCCGTCCACGGCCACGGCCCATTCCTCAAGTCGCCGTTCTCCTCCGTCACCGCCGTTCCCGTTCTCCTCCGGCTCGTCTGGCCGTAAACCGACAGCAACATGAGCGCCGTGTCACGCAAGTCTCGAATGGCCACCAGTGTGGCCAGAGTCATGTACACCAATGCAGTCTATTTCCCTAGCAGCAGAATATACCAAGGTGATTCGCCCGGAATGCTCAATTACGGCTGCATCAACCACGTGTATTATGCTTATGCCAGTGTGACTGCGGACGGCAGTGTGTTTGTGAGTCCTGATGAAATTGCCCGGAAGCCACCATTGCCAAAGTGGCTTTCTTCCCGTGCTCTTGTTTCGGGATAAGTTGAGAAGATTTCACCTGCATATGTTGCACGGCTGGCTGACTTTTGTGACGTGTGGCCCAGCTTGGCGATGAGTGGGCCGATGCAAGAGCGCCAGTGGATGGCGTTCAGGGTGGCTTGGGATCCTTGATGCATCTCAAGCAGAGGCACCCTCACCTGCAGGTCGTCTTATCTATTGGTGGCAGCACTGCGTCCGAGGTATTCCCCGTTGTTGCGTCCAGCACTCTGCTCAGGGACAACTTTGCCAGGtcttgccttggccttgttgaaGCTTCCGGCCTTGATGGTATTGATAGTGAGTATGAAAAAACATCCGGGGGGGTGATGATACAAGAGGCAcagccgtcatcatcagctcacACGCACACACGCATACGCAAGCCCACAACTAACCGCACATTGGCCGCAATAGTTGCTTGGGAGTTCCCGTCCGAGGCCAAACATGGCCACGACTTCCTGGCCCTATTGGCAGCAGTCCGGATTCACCTTCCTGATGACCGCTTCATCTTAACAGCTGTCCTCCCTGCGGCGAAGGAGGTGCTCGACCTCATCGATCTAAAGACGGCAGCCGAGTACCTTGACTACATCAATCTGGTGGCATATGATTTCTTCGGCACATGGACATCCAAGAGCGGTCACCACGCACAATTATATACCATGAATAAGGACGAGCCGTCGGCATCGTCCGGCGTGGCACATCTGATGGCACAAGGATTCCCTCCAAAGAGCATTCTGCTCGGCATCCCTACGTACGGACGAAGCTTTCTAAAGGCAAACGGACCTGGACAAGATTTCAACGGCGTAGGCGGCCAAGAGGGCACCTTCGAGTACAGCGAGCTGCCACGGAAGGGATGCAAAGAGATTGTGGATAGGCGCTATATTGCGGCCCAATGCGTTGGTGGCGATGGGGGCTTTGTCACCTACGACAACCCCGAGAcggtcaaggtcaaggcggAATTTTGCAAGCAAAAGGGATTAGGGGTCTGTggagctcatcttcatccaatCTTTGTGAGACGGCAAAAGGGAGCTTTGCTAACGCTCAAGCCTTTTTAACATTACAGGGGCTCTTTTACTGGAACGGACCGGCGGATTCTCGAGATCAAGCAAGAAGCCTGATCGCGGCGGGTTTCCGCGCTCTGCATACCTCTTGAGGCAGTGCTTCAACTTGATGATTATGACGTcttttttgatttttttctcaatctAATGCATATAGATTCTCTTTACGCTTACGCCCACGGACCTTGCGCCCTTCACCTTACCGCCTCTGCTAGACAGAAAGCAAATCGGAGGAGGGGGGGCTTGGCTTGTCCAAGCTGTAGCATGACTCGGACGTCGTCGCAAGAAGAACCAAGGAAGGACGCGTTccgtcttttctcttcaaccAC contains these protein-coding regions:
- a CDS encoding glycosyl hydrolases family 18 domain-containing protein; translated protein: MSAVSRKSRMATSVARVMYTNAVYFPSSRIYQGDSPGMLNYGCINHVYYAYASVTADGSVFLGDEWADARAPVDGVQGGLGSLMHLKQRHPHLQVVLSIGGSTASEVFPVVASSTLLRDNFARSCLGLVEASGLDGIDIAWEFPSEAKHGHDFLALLAAVRIHLPDDRFILTAVLPAAKEVLDLIDLKTAAEYLDYINLVAYDFFGTWTSKSGHHAQLYTMNKDEPSASSGVAHLMAQGFPPKSILLGIPTYGRSFLKANGPGQDFNGVGGQEGTFEYSELPRKGCKEIVDRRYIAAQCVGGDGGFVTYDNPETVKVKAEFCKQKGLGGLFYWNGPADSRDQARSLIAAGFRALHTS